Proteins encoded in a region of the Isosphaeraceae bacterium EP7 genome:
- a CDS encoding MFS transporter: MAAVVPRTPSTALGAEPAGPRLRVLWTSTWAFTALFAAWLMLGILGLEIKKDVGLMLGVTPSGANPAAIKTAVESRYEILLAVSILAGALPRLTFGLWADRYGGRTVMTALLVFCAVATYMLGQVSSYPQLILCAALFGLAGNSFTVGISWNNAWFPDRQKGFALGMFGAGNVGASGTKLMVILVPSILTLVPAAGYLGGLIPGGWRFIPTIYSAILLTTAALVWAICPSPDRMPAAGKSLVELLAPLRFMRVWRFGLYYVVVFGAYVALSAWLPNYYKNTYGVDLRTAALLTALYIFPASLLRPLGGYLSDRYGPRLITYAVFLTMTVALIPICLPSRILTLGVAGFTTLMIIIAAAMGIGKASVYKYIPNYYPDSVGVVGGLVGAIGALGGFVLPPAFGMLGRLSGSPQSAFCALLAITTLSLAWLHLAVISSKNPSSFVLLMFR, encoded by the coding sequence ATGGCTGCCGTAGTCCCCCGGACACCCAGCACCGCACTCGGCGCCGAGCCCGCCGGCCCTCGGCTCCGCGTCCTCTGGACGTCGACTTGGGCCTTCACTGCCCTGTTCGCCGCCTGGCTCATGCTTGGCATCCTCGGGCTCGAGATCAAGAAAGACGTCGGGCTGATGCTCGGTGTGACCCCATCCGGGGCCAACCCGGCCGCGATCAAGACGGCGGTCGAGTCGAGATATGAAATTCTCCTCGCGGTCTCCATTCTAGCTGGTGCGCTCCCTCGGCTGACATTCGGCCTGTGGGCCGACAGGTACGGAGGCCGGACCGTCATGACGGCCCTCCTGGTTTTCTGCGCCGTGGCGACCTATATGCTTGGACAGGTGTCGAGTTATCCTCAATTAATCCTCTGCGCCGCCCTGTTCGGCCTCGCGGGAAACTCGTTCACCGTCGGCATCTCGTGGAACAATGCCTGGTTCCCGGATCGACAGAAGGGGTTCGCGCTCGGCATGTTCGGCGCAGGGAATGTTGGTGCCTCGGGGACTAAGCTGATGGTCATCCTAGTCCCCTCGATCCTGACGCTGGTGCCCGCCGCGGGCTATCTTGGCGGCCTGATCCCTGGCGGCTGGCGGTTCATCCCCACGATCTACTCCGCGATCCTGCTGACGACGGCCGCGCTCGTCTGGGCCATCTGCCCCAGCCCCGACCGCATGCCGGCGGCGGGAAAGTCGCTGGTCGAGTTGCTCGCGCCGCTACGGTTCATGCGTGTCTGGCGATTCGGCCTCTATTACGTCGTCGTGTTTGGCGCCTACGTCGCCCTCTCGGCCTGGTTGCCCAACTACTACAAAAATACCTACGGCGTCGATCTCCGGACTGCCGCACTTCTGACCGCCCTCTACATCTTCCCGGCTAGCCTGCTCCGCCCCCTGGGAGGCTACCTCTCCGATCGATACGGCCCGAGGCTCATCACCTATGCCGTCTTCCTGACGATGACCGTCGCGCTGATTCCCATCTGCCTTCCCTCGCGAATCCTGACTCTGGGCGTCGCCGGCTTCACAACGCTCATGATCATCATCGCGGCCGCGATGGGGATCGGGAAAGCGTCGGTCTATAAGTACATCCCGAACTATTACCCCGACTCGGTCGGCGTGGTCGGCGGCCTAGTCGGTGCAATCGGTGCCCTCGGCGGATTCGTACTGCCGCCGGCATTCGGCATGCTAGGACGCCTGTCGGGCAGCCCCCAGTCGGCGTTCTGTGCCCTCCTCGCCATCACCACCTTGAGCCTCGCCTGGCTGCATCTTGCCGTCATTTCATCAAAGAACCCAAGTTCTTTTGTGTTATTGATGTTCAGGTAG
- a CDS encoding FAD-dependent oxidoreductase, translating to MRPKLVIIGNGLATGRLLDGLMARGGVEAFDIHVYGEEPHGLYNRILIGRLLGGGTVDEITLKPVDWYAENGITFHCGVLIDRLDTVAKVAITSDGTIQPYDRAVFATGSRAFIPPLVGLLGEDGRPKAGVLVFRTLDDGHRIRDRARAGQHAVVLGGGLLGLEAAKSLSDLGMQVSVIQRSDTLMDQQVDEVGGLFLRKSIEQLGIGVIPGVKEIGIVGSEQVEGVTLGDGRTLTANLLVLACGIRPRIDSAAASGLTLGRGILVDDHLGTSARGVYAVGECAEHDGQVYGIVEPIWQQCDVLADLITGADPGARYLGSKPYTRLKVAGVGVASMGLVRPSEEDDEVIQIIEERSGTYRKLIIRHDRLVGAVLIGETGASPDLARWLDRGDPLPANRIDVLCSGGSYSSAPDPEVCNCHHVRESTIVASIRGGKTTVGQVSDSTRAGTGCGSCRVQITRLLGTHAPTDAALA from the coding sequence ATGCGTCCGAAACTTGTCATCATCGGCAACGGCCTGGCAACCGGCCGGCTCCTCGATGGCCTGATGGCTCGCGGCGGGGTCGAGGCATTCGACATCCATGTCTACGGCGAAGAGCCACACGGGCTCTATAACCGGATCTTGATCGGCCGGCTCCTCGGTGGGGGAACCGTCGACGAGATCACGTTGAAGCCCGTCGACTGGTACGCCGAGAACGGGATCACGTTCCACTGCGGAGTCCTCATCGATCGACTTGACACCGTGGCGAAGGTGGCGATCACGAGCGACGGTACGATTCAGCCCTACGACCGGGCGGTCTTCGCCACGGGCAGTCGCGCATTCATCCCGCCGCTGGTCGGCCTGCTCGGCGAAGATGGTCGTCCGAAGGCCGGTGTCCTCGTCTTCCGCACACTCGACGATGGGCACCGTATCCGCGATCGGGCCAGAGCCGGTCAGCATGCGGTCGTCCTGGGTGGTGGCCTCCTCGGACTCGAGGCCGCCAAGTCGCTGAGCGACCTCGGGATGCAGGTTTCCGTGATTCAACGTTCCGATACGCTGATGGACCAGCAGGTTGACGAGGTCGGCGGACTTTTCCTTAGAAAGTCGATCGAGCAACTCGGAATCGGTGTCATCCCGGGCGTCAAAGAGATCGGCATTGTTGGATCCGAGCAGGTCGAGGGGGTGACGCTCGGCGATGGCCGAACCCTGACGGCCAACCTCCTCGTCCTCGCCTGCGGCATTCGCCCGAGGATCGACTCCGCCGCGGCTTCCGGGCTGACTCTCGGCCGGGGAATCCTCGTCGATGACCACCTGGGCACTTCGGCCCGAGGCGTCTACGCCGTCGGTGAGTGCGCCGAGCACGACGGGCAGGTCTATGGCATCGTCGAGCCAATCTGGCAGCAGTGTGACGTCCTCGCTGACTTGATCACGGGGGCCGACCCGGGCGCTCGCTATCTCGGTTCGAAGCCGTACACCCGACTCAAAGTCGCGGGTGTCGGCGTCGCCAGCATGGGGCTTGTCCGCCCCTCAGAGGAAGACGATGAGGTGATCCAGATCATTGAGGAGCGATCGGGGACCTATCGGAAACTCATCATCCGACACGATCGCCTGGTCGGTGCCGTCCTGATCGGCGAGACCGGCGCCTCACCCGATCTCGCCCGATGGCTCGATCGGGGAGATCCGCTGCCTGCCAATCGGATCGACGTCCTCTGCTCGGGAGGATCCTACTCCTCGGCCCCCGACCCGGAAGTCTGCAATTGCCACCATGTCCGCGAGTCAACCATCGTGGCCTCAATCCGTGGCGGGAAGACGACCGTTGGGCAGGTCTCCGACTCCACCCGCGCCGGGACCGGCTGCGGCTCGTGTCGCGTCCAGATCACGAGGCTACTCGGCACGCATGCCCCGACCGACGCCGCCTTGGCCTAG